The following DNA comes from Chryseobacterium gallinarum.
TCATAACGCACCTTGCGTTTAAAAAAATAGAAATAAAGATTGAAAGATCCTTTAGAAATATTAAAATTAATTCCTGATCCGGAAATTCCGGTGATTAACATTGTAGAGTTGGGGATTGTAAGAGGAGCGCAAATCACAGGTGAAAACTCCTGCGAAGTGACAATTACTCCTACCTATTCCGCCTGTCCTGCCATGTTTACCATTGAGGAAGATATCATGAAGATCATGAAGGAAAATGGCTGGGAGGCTAAAGTAGTGACCAAAATGTTTCCGATATGGACAACAGACTGGTTAACAGACGAAGCAAGAGAAAAACTCAGGGCTTACGGAATTACGCCGCCTGAAAAAGGGGCCGATGAACACCATATCGGGAAACCGAAAAAATGTCCGCGTTGTGGTTCTGAGCACACCAAACAGATCAGCAGATTTGGGTCTACCCTGTGTAAGGCTTCTTATCAATGCTTGGACTGTCTGGAACCTTTTGATTATTTTAAATGTCACTAAAATAAAGGTAACAATAAATCAAGTGCCTGTTTATTCATAAAGTTTACGGACTATGCAAAACATAACGATGTTATGGTTAGATTGTTAAATTGTTAGGCGGTTACATTGATTTATATTGTTAAATTAGTGCATTGTTAAATATAAAATATAAAAACTATGTATACCCAACTGGATATTGAATCGCATTTTGACGGGAAGCTTAAAATCGCATATCTTAATCAACCGGAAACGATGAATGCCCTTACAAAACCGGCCCTGTCGGATTTGAAAGATTTTATCAAAGAATGCAGTGATGATGAAACGGTAAGGTGCGTTGCTATCTCCGGAAGAGGAAGGGCCTTCTGTTCAGGGCAGAACCTGGATGAAGCATTCGTGGTAGGAAAAGAACACCATGATCATGATATTATCAGGAAAATTGTAGTAGATTATTACAATCCATTGGTAACAGAAATTACCCGTTGTAAAAAACCGGTTGTTGCTTTAGTGAATGGTCCTGCAGTAGGAGCAGGTGCAATGTTAGCCTTGATTTGTGACTTTGTATTGGCAAATAATAAAGCATACTTTTCCCAGGCATTTTCAAATATCGGACTGATTCCTGATACAGGAGGTACTTATTTTTTACCGAAACTTTTGGGAAGGCAATTGGCCAACTATTTAGCATTTACAGGAAAAAAATTATCAGCAGAAGAATCTAAATCCTACGGTCTTGTGGCGGAAGTTTTCAATGAAGAAGAATTCGGCCCGAAATCAATGGAGATTCTTGAAAAAATGGCTAATATGCCGACAGCTGCTATTAAATTAACGAAAAAAGCTTTTGCAAATTCTTATACCAATACCCTTAAGGAACAGTTGGAATTAGAAGGCGATCTTCAACAGGAAGCTGCAGAAACAGAAGACTTCATAGAAGGCGTAAACGCCTTTTTACAGAAAAGAAAACCTAATTATAAAGGAAAATAAAATTAATATAACAATTTAGCAATGTAACAATTTACCATAAATATGCTCCGGCAACATTCAATTTTTGATAAAATTGTTACATTGGTA
Coding sequences within:
- a CDS encoding enoyl-CoA hydratase/isomerase family protein, translating into MYTQLDIESHFDGKLKIAYLNQPETMNALTKPALSDLKDFIKECSDDETVRCVAISGRGRAFCSGQNLDEAFVVGKEHHDHDIIRKIVVDYYNPLVTEITRCKKPVVALVNGPAVGAGAMLALICDFVLANNKAYFSQAFSNIGLIPDTGGTYFLPKLLGRQLANYLAFTGKKLSAEESKSYGLVAEVFNEEEFGPKSMEILEKMANMPTAAIKLTKKAFANSYTNTLKEQLELEGDLQQEAAETEDFIEGVNAFLQKRKPNYKGK
- the paaD gene encoding 1,2-phenylacetyl-CoA epoxidase subunit PaaD, which encodes MKDPLEILKLIPDPEIPVINIVELGIVRGAQITGENSCEVTITPTYSACPAMFTIEEDIMKIMKENGWEAKVVTKMFPIWTTDWLTDEAREKLRAYGITPPEKGADEHHIGKPKKCPRCGSEHTKQISRFGSTLCKASYQCLDCLEPFDYFKCH